In the genome of Candidatus Saccharibacteria bacterium, one region contains:
- the ruvX gene encoding Holliday junction resolvase RuvX produces the protein MQQPTSRDTILALDVGSVRIGVARANIVARLPEPLTTLIMSDKIHAAIAELIDEHKAGLLVVGLPRSLASTETQQTKSVRQFAEDLKNHIHIPIFFQEEALTSQKAQEHLQSKKYRGKPPTIDELAATYILEDYLAEHMTKENS, from the coding sequence ATGCAGCAACCGACGAGCCGTGATACGATATTGGCGCTTGATGTTGGATCGGTACGTATAGGCGTTGCACGAGCTAACATTGTTGCCCGGCTCCCTGAGCCGCTAACGACATTGATAATGTCGGACAAGATACATGCAGCCATAGCAGAGCTTATTGACGAGCATAAAGCAGGCTTGCTGGTTGTTGGCCTGCCGAGAAGCTTAGCGAGCACCGAGACACAACAGACTAAATCTGTCAGGCAATTTGCAGAGGATTTAAAAAACCATATCCATATACCTATTTTTTTTCAGGAAGAAGCACTCACTTCCCAAAAAGCTCAAGAACACTTGCAGTCAAAAAAGTACAGAGGCAAACCGCCGACCATCGATGAACTCGCAGCAACCTATATACTTGAAGATTATTTAGCAGAACATATGACAAAGGAAAATAGCTAA
- the mltG gene encoding endolytic transglycosylase MltG yields MNNYTSNGSQRNWPKVVLIVLVVFIFIVVGAGAWAHNTYMENLKPVSNSETSQSITIELGATPTEIANLLQNEGLIKSTWAFEWYVRNTGLRDKIQAGTYSLKPSLSTQEIVDTLTHGRVETDLVTILPGKRLDEVKDALINHGFEPQAVERALEADNYANHPALADKPDSASLEGYLYPESFHKTAETTPEQIIEASLDEMHKRLTDEIRSGITNQGLSVHQGIILASIIEQEVSDHNPEDRPKVAQVFLRRLDEGMALESNATTDYGAILDNKPPTSSYSSLYNTYQNPGLPPGPISNVTLSSLEAVVRPADTNYLFFVSGDDCLEAGGTCTNYFSHTNEEHQRNVQLYCRERCQQ; encoded by the coding sequence ATGAATAATTACACATCAAATGGTTCTCAACGTAACTGGCCAAAAGTGGTGCTGATTGTTTTAGTTGTTTTTATATTTATCGTGGTGGGCGCTGGCGCGTGGGCGCACAATACCTACATGGAAAACTTAAAGCCGGTTAGTAATTCAGAAACCAGCCAGTCAATAACCATAGAACTGGGTGCAACTCCAACTGAAATCGCCAATTTACTACAGAACGAAGGGCTTATAAAAAGTACTTGGGCATTTGAGTGGTACGTGCGCAATACTGGATTACGCGACAAGATACAAGCCGGAACATATTCGCTTAAACCAAGTCTGAGCACGCAAGAGATTGTCGATACGCTAACACACGGCCGCGTCGAAACCGATCTTGTGACAATACTGCCCGGAAAGCGCCTTGATGAAGTTAAGGATGCACTTATTAACCATGGTTTTGAGCCTCAGGCAGTCGAACGAGCTCTGGAGGCAGATAATTATGCGAACCATCCTGCTTTAGCGGACAAGCCAGATAGTGCCAGCCTGGAAGGCTACTTATATCCTGAATCGTTTCACAAGACTGCTGAGACCACTCCAGAACAAATCATCGAAGCTTCTTTGGATGAAATGCATAAGCGTTTAACGGATGAGATTCGCAGCGGTATTACTAATCAAGGCCTCTCGGTGCACCAGGGCATCATTTTAGCATCTATCATAGAGCAGGAGGTTAGCGATCACAATCCAGAAGATCGGCCAAAAGTCGCCCAGGTTTTCTTGCGTCGGCTGGATGAAGGTATGGCACTTGAATCTAACGCGACGACGGACTACGGCGCAATACTTGACAATAAACCGCCAACTTCAAGTTATAGCTCTTTGTATAATACCTATCAAAATCCTGGACTACCACCAGGGCCAATAAGCAATGTAACTCTGTCTTCACTCGAGGCGGTTGTTCGCCCTGCCGATACAAATTATCTTTTCTTTGTGAGTGGAGATGACTGCCTAGAAGCAGGTGGTACCTGTACCAATTACTTCTCTCATACTAATGAGGAGCATCAACGTAATGTGCAACTCTATTGCCGTGAAAGATGTCAGCAATAA